A window of the Planifilum fulgidum genome harbors these coding sequences:
- a CDS encoding phosphoglycerate kinase, producing MKKKSIADVDVRGKRVFCRVDFNVPLEGGRVADDTRIRAALPTIRHLTERGAKVILASHLGRPKGQVKEELRLTPVAGRLSELLGKPVDKADEVIGPSVTERVARLEEGQILLLENVRFHPGEEKNDPDLAKAFADLADLYVNDAFGAAHRAHASTEGIARHLPAVAGFLLQRELEVLGEALESPERPFTAIIGGAKVKDKIGVIENLLNKVDNLLIGGGLSNTFIKAQGHEVGKSLLEEDKVDLARRLIEQAGEKGVRLLLPVDVVVADRLEEPEDIAAVAVEAIPSDRMALDIGPRTRERFAEVIRLSKLIVWNGPMGVFEREPFDEGTNAVARALAETEAKTIVGGGDSAAAVEKSGLADRIDHISTGGGASLELMEGKELPGVAALDDRD from the coding sequence GTGAAAAAGAAATCGATCGCCGATGTGGACGTCCGGGGAAAACGCGTGTTTTGCCGGGTGGACTTCAACGTTCCCCTGGAAGGGGGACGCGTGGCCGACGACACGAGGATCCGCGCCGCCCTTCCCACAATCCGTCACCTGACGGAGAGGGGAGCCAAGGTGATCCTCGCCAGCCATCTGGGCCGGCCGAAGGGGCAGGTGAAGGAGGAGCTGCGGCTCACTCCCGTGGCCGGGCGTCTGTCGGAACTGCTGGGAAAACCGGTGGACAAGGCGGACGAAGTGATCGGCCCCTCGGTGACGGAACGGGTGGCCCGATTGGAGGAGGGGCAGATCCTGCTCCTGGAGAACGTCCGCTTCCATCCCGGTGAGGAGAAAAACGATCCCGATCTGGCCAAGGCCTTCGCCGATCTGGCCGATCTGTACGTCAACGACGCCTTCGGGGCGGCGCACCGGGCCCATGCCTCCACGGAGGGAATCGCCCGGCACCTGCCCGCCGTGGCCGGCTTTTTGCTGCAGCGGGAGCTCGAAGTGCTGGGCGAGGCCCTGGAGTCGCCGGAGAGACCCTTCACGGCGATCATCGGCGGAGCCAAGGTGAAGGACAAAATCGGCGTCATCGAAAACCTGCTGAACAAGGTGGACAATCTGCTGATCGGCGGGGGCTTGTCCAACACCTTCATCAAGGCCCAGGGGCATGAAGTGGGCAAATCCCTCCTGGAGGAAGACAAAGTGGATCTGGCCCGCCGGCTGATCGAACAGGCCGGGGAAAAGGGAGTCCGCCTGCTGTTGCCGGTCGACGTGGTGGTGGCGGACCGGCTGGAAGAGCCCGAAGACATCGCCGCGGTGGCGGTGGAGGCGATTCCTTCCGACCGGATGGCGCTCGATATCGGGCCGAGGACCCGGGAGCGGTTTGCCGAGGTGATCCGCCTGTCCAAGCTCATCGTGTGGAACGGGCCGATGGGCGTCTTCGAGCGGGAGCCCTTCGACGAGGGAACCAACGCCGTCGCCCGGGCCCTGGCGGAGACGGAGGCCAAAACCATCGTCGGAGGCGGCGATTCCGCGGCGGCCGTTGAGAAGTCGGGGCTGGCGGATCGCATCGATCACATATCCACCGGCGGCGGGGCTTCCCTGGAGTTGATGGAGGGGAAAGAGCTGCCGGGCGTGGCGGCGCTGGACGACCGGGATTAA
- the rpoN gene encoding RNA polymerase factor sigma-54, with protein sequence MALQISYGLIQEQRMKLVMTPELRQAIQLLQLSAADLEQYIQEQLAENPVLEIAESGEEGGGEADISLLNADPAEWMAYVRDGGRRERGVSDGEAERFSFENLAAPSESLAEALEFQLRFLPLDSVTRTLCLHLIGNLDDSGYLRIDAASLCKRFNVDLQAFDRALKVLQSLEPAGVGARSLSECLRLQLLREDPPDEVALRIAESHLPDVAEGRIRKIARQLGCDIRRVQEAIDRLKRLNPRPGMAYASSAPHYVLPDVCVERVNGEYVVLVNEGFLPRLTVNDRYQRMLADGGEQARQAADYLRNWFQSAVWLVRGIEQRRQTLYRVTQVIVEKQRAFLDHGVDCLKPLTLREVAEELGMHESTVSRATQNKYVQTPRGLFSFRYFFPSGVDSSSGGASAKSVKKRISEWISGEDKQKPLSDQQIADLLRAEGIRISRRTVAKYREELGIPSSMARRRYDG encoded by the coding sequence GTGGCCTTGCAAATCAGTTACGGTCTGATTCAGGAGCAACGGATGAAACTGGTGATGACGCCGGAACTGCGGCAGGCGATCCAGTTGCTCCAGCTCTCCGCGGCGGATTTGGAGCAGTATATTCAGGAGCAGTTGGCGGAAAATCCGGTGTTGGAAATTGCCGAATCGGGCGAAGAAGGGGGAGGGGAGGCGGACATTTCCCTGCTGAACGCCGATCCGGCGGAATGGATGGCGTACGTCCGGGACGGCGGGAGGAGGGAACGGGGAGTCTCCGATGGGGAGGCGGAAAGGTTTTCCTTCGAAAATTTGGCGGCTCCGTCGGAGTCTCTGGCGGAGGCGTTGGAGTTCCAGCTTCGCTTCCTGCCGCTGGACTCCGTCACCCGGACCCTGTGCCTCCACTTGATCGGAAATCTGGACGACAGCGGGTATCTGAGGATCGATGCCGCTTCCCTGTGTAAACGCTTTAATGTGGACTTGCAGGCCTTTGATCGGGCTCTCAAGGTGCTTCAATCCCTGGAACCGGCGGGGGTGGGCGCCCGTTCCCTGTCGGAGTGTCTTCGGCTTCAGTTGCTGCGGGAGGATCCCCCGGACGAGGTGGCCCTCAGGATCGCCGAAAGCCACCTTCCCGACGTGGCGGAGGGACGGATTCGCAAGATCGCCCGTCAATTGGGCTGTGATATTCGGCGTGTGCAAGAGGCGATCGACCGGTTGAAGCGCCTGAATCCCCGGCCGGGAATGGCCTATGCCTCCTCCGCACCCCATTATGTGTTGCCGGATGTCTGCGTGGAGCGGGTGAACGGAGAATACGTGGTCCTGGTCAATGAGGGGTTTTTGCCCCGTCTCACCGTGAACGACCGGTATCAGCGCATGCTGGCGGACGGCGGGGAGCAGGCCCGCCAGGCGGCGGACTATCTTAGGAACTGGTTTCAGTCGGCGGTTTGGCTCGTCCGGGGGATCGAGCAGCGGCGTCAAACCCTGTACCGGGTGACCCAGGTGATCGTTGAGAAGCAGCGGGCCTTTTTGGATCACGGCGTGGACTGCCTGAAACCGCTCACCCTGCGGGAAGTGGCGGAGGAGCTGGGAATGCACGAGTCCACCGTGAGCCGTGCCACCCAAAACAAGTACGTGCAAACCCCGCGCGGCCTCTTTTCCTTCCGGTATTTCTTCCCTTCCGGCGTCGACTCCAGCTCGGGCGGCGCGTCGGCCAAAAGCGTGAAAAAGCGCATTTCGGAATGGATTTCGGGGGAAGATAAACAAAAACCCCTGTCGGATCAACAGATCGCCGACCTTCTCCGCGCAGAAGGGATTCGGATCTCCCGCCGGACCGTGGCCAAATACCGGGAAGAGCTCGGGATTCCCTCCTCGATGGCCCGGCGGAGGTACGACGGTTGA
- a CDS encoding ArsJ-associated glyceraldehyde-3-phosphate dehydrogenase, which yields MAKTKIGINGFGRIGRNVFRALMDHPELEVVAVNDLTDAGTLAHLLKYDSVHGRLEAEVKVTDEGFSVNGRTVKVMAERDPANLPWGDLGVDLVVESTGRFRKREDAAKHLQGGAKKVIISAPAKDEDVTIVMGVNEDSYDPANHHIISNASCTTNCLAPVVKVLHRQFGVRRGLMTTVHSYTNDQQILDLPHKDLRRARAAGMSIIPTTTGAAAAVAKVLPELKGKLNGFAMRVPTPNVSVVDLVAELDREVTAEEVNEALRLAAEGELKGILGYTDEPLVSKDFNGDPRSSIVDGLSTMVMDGNMVKVVAWYDNEWGYSNRVVDLAAYIVKRGLNA from the coding sequence ATGGCCAAGACGAAAATCGGCATCAACGGTTTTGGTCGGATCGGACGGAATGTGTTTCGCGCGCTGATGGATCATCCCGAACTGGAAGTGGTGGCGGTCAACGACCTGACCGACGCGGGCACGCTGGCCCATCTGCTCAAATACGACTCGGTTCACGGCCGCCTGGAAGCGGAGGTGAAGGTGACCGACGAAGGCTTTTCGGTGAACGGCCGCACCGTGAAGGTGATGGCGGAGCGGGATCCGGCCAATCTTCCCTGGGGAGATCTCGGGGTGGATTTGGTGGTGGAGTCGACGGGTCGGTTCCGGAAGCGGGAGGATGCGGCCAAGCATTTGCAGGGCGGAGCCAAGAAGGTGATCATCTCGGCCCCGGCCAAGGACGAAGATGTGACCATCGTGATGGGAGTAAATGAGGACAGCTACGATCCCGCCAACCATCACATCATTTCCAACGCCTCCTGCACCACCAACTGCCTGGCGCCGGTGGTGAAGGTCCTTCACCGGCAATTCGGGGTGCGCCGCGGACTGATGACCACGGTCCACTCCTACACCAACGACCAGCAGATCCTCGACCTGCCCCACAAGGATTTGCGCCGCGCCAGGGCCGCCGGGATGTCGATCATTCCGACGACGACGGGGGCCGCAGCGGCCGTGGCCAAGGTGCTGCCGGAGCTGAAGGGGAAACTGAACGGTTTTGCCATGCGCGTTCCCACCCCCAACGTTTCCGTCGTCGATCTGGTGGCCGAACTGGATCGGGAAGTGACGGCGGAGGAGGTCAACGAAGCGCTGCGCCTTGCGGCGGAAGGGGAGCTGAAGGGAATCCTCGGCTACACCGACGAGCCGCTGGTGTCCAAGGACTTCAACGGCGATCCCCGGTCCTCCATCGTCGACGGGCTTTCCACGATGGTGATGGACGGAAACATGGTGAAGGTGGTCGCCTGGTACGACAACGAGTGGGGATACTCCAACCGCGTGGTCGACTTGGCCGCTTATATTGTCAAGCGGGGTCTCAATGCCTAG
- a CDS encoding sugar-binding transcriptional regulator: MKSLLDLQKKLLPDMLEVMRKRYETLRHLQLMQPVGRRSLAAAMGTTERILRAEVDFLRMQGLVHVDPLGMRVTQQGAELLAEMEPLIKELFGLTELEEMLRRRLGLRRVIIVTGDADQSEWVKKEMGRAGARLLREEARPGQVVAVAGGTTVAAVAEMMAPSPQLKETTFVPARGGLGEAVELEANYIASLMAKKTGGSYRLMHVPDQLSEETYRTVIREPHIREVLELLKTARIAVHGIGGAMEMAARRKSSPELLRHLRETDAVGEAFGYYFNRRGEIVHKMKTVGIQLDDLQRMERIISVAGGASKADAIAAFCAVACRDTLITDEGAARAILASES; encoded by the coding sequence ATGAAGTCGCTGTTGGATCTGCAAAAAAAATTGTTGCCCGACATGCTGGAGGTGATGCGCAAGCGTTATGAAACGCTTCGGCACCTGCAGCTGATGCAGCCGGTGGGACGACGGAGTCTTGCGGCGGCCATGGGAACGACGGAACGAATCCTGCGGGCGGAGGTGGATTTCCTGAGGATGCAGGGGCTGGTGCATGTCGACCCCCTGGGCATGCGCGTCACCCAACAGGGCGCCGAATTGCTTGCGGAAATGGAGCCCCTGATCAAGGAGCTTTTCGGACTGACGGAACTGGAGGAGATGCTTCGGCGCCGCCTGGGGCTGCGGCGCGTGATCATCGTCACCGGTGACGCCGATCAGTCCGAATGGGTGAAAAAGGAGATGGGTCGGGCGGGGGCCCGCCTGCTCCGGGAGGAAGCCCGTCCCGGTCAGGTGGTGGCGGTGGCCGGCGGGACCACTGTCGCGGCGGTGGCCGAGATGATGGCCCCGAGTCCGCAGCTGAAGGAGACCACCTTCGTGCCCGCCCGAGGCGGCTTGGGGGAGGCGGTGGAGCTGGAAGCCAACTATATCGCTTCCCTCATGGCCAAGAAGACCGGGGGGAGTTACCGCCTCATGCATGTTCCCGACCAGCTGAGCGAAGAGACTTACCGCACGGTGATCCGGGAACCGCACATCCGCGAGGTGTTGGAGCTGCTCAAGACGGCCCGGATCGCGGTGCACGGAATCGGCGGCGCCATGGAAATGGCCGCCCGGCGCAAATCTTCTCCGGAGCTGCTGCGCCACCTCCGGGAGACCGACGCGGTGGGCGAGGCCTTCGGATACTACTTCAACCGCCGGGGGGAAATCGTCCACAAGATGAAGACGGTGGGCATTCAGCTGGATGATCTGCAGCGGATGGAGCGGATCATTTCGGTGGCCGGAGGAGCCAGCAAGGCGGACGCGATTGCCGCGTTTTGCGCGGTCGCCTGCAGGGACACACTGATAACCGATGAAGGGGCGGCCCGGGCCATTCTGGCCAGTGAATCTTGA